Part of the Sphingomonadaceae bacterium OTU29LAMAA1 genome, CAATCTCACCATCGCCTTCTACAAGCGCAATTATATCGAGGGTCTGTTCCTCTCGTCCGGCATCATCAAGTCATCGAACTACACGATGGAACAGATGGTCGAGGTCGCGCGGTCGTTGCGCGAGGATCACCATTTCCGCGGCTACATCCATCTCAAGACCATCCCCGATGCCGATCCCGAACTGGTCCATCAGGCCGGGCTGTATGCCGACCGCGTCTCGATCAACGTCGAGCTGCCGACCGTCAGCGGGCTGAAGCGCCTCGCCCCCGAAAAGGACGGTGCACGGATCGAGGGCGCGATGAAGGACGTAAAGACGTCGATCGTCGACAACGGCGACGCCCGCAAGAAGTACAAATCCGCACCGCGCTTCGCCCCCGCCGGGCAGTCGACGCAGATGATCGTCGGGGCAGACGCCGCGACCGATGGCGAGATCGTCACCCGCGCCTCGACGCTCTACGATCGCTTCGGCCTGCGCCGCGTCTATTACAGCGCGTTCAGCCCGATCCCCGACGCCAGCACGGTGTTGCCTCTGCAACGCCCGCCGCTGATGCGCGAACATCGGCTCTATCAGTCCGACTGGCTTATGCGCTTCTACGATTACAAGCCGCACGAGGTCGTCGCGGCGGCGGACGATGCCACCGGCATGCTGCCGCTCGACATCGATCCCAAGCTCGCCTGGGCGCTGAAATTCCGCGAAAGCTTTCCGGTCGACGTCAACCGCGCCCCGCGCGAGATGCTGCTCCGCGTGCCCGGCCTCGGGGTAAAGGCGGTCGACCGGATCATCGCCACGCGCCGCTGGCGCCGCCTCCGCCTTGATGATGTCGCGCGGCTGACCGTCAGCATCGTCAAGATGCGCCCGTTCCTCATTGCCGAGGACTGGCGCCCGGTCGCACTGACCGATCGCGCCGAACTGAAAACGCTGATCGCCCCGAAGAAGCAGCAGCTGGAGCTTTTCGCCGCGTGAGAATGACTCACAAGTGAAACGACCCGGACGCTCGCCGGTTGGGTGAGCCGAAGGAGATCACGATGGCGCTGGCACAAATCTACGCGGACCTGAAGCGGGACCACGACAAGCAACGCGACATGCTGAAGCAGCTTGCCGACATGCAGGGTGCCGGCGAGGAGCGGCAGCGGCTGTTCGAGGCCTTTCGCCTCGAAATTCAGAGCCACGCCGCCGCCGAAGAGGAGTCGCTCTACGCGACGATGCTGCGCGATCCCGAACTGCGCGACGACGCCCGTCATTCGGTCAGCGAACACAAGGAGGTCGACGATCTGCTCGGCGAAATGGCCGACGTGGAATTCGGCTCCGATGCGTGGAGCGAGAAGTTCTTCCACATGCGCCGCCGCTACGAACACCACATCACCGAGGAAGAGGAAGAGATGTTCCCCGCCGCCGCGGAGGAACTCGATGACGCTACCGAGGAAGAGCTCGCCACGATCTACGAAGAGCGCAAGCCAGAGGAGCTGGAACTGGCTAAGGCCAATCCTCCCGGTGGTGACGAACGCGACTGATTACGTGAGGCGGACGCCCATCCCTGCAAACCCACCGTCACCCCGGACGTGTTCCGGGGTGACGAGGTGAATACCCGATGCGTATAGCCGTGCTGCCCGCCCCCGACGATTTCGACGCCTGGCGCGACACCGCCCGCGCGCTCGCCGCACAACAGGTACCCCCAGACGACGTCGTCTGGCAGGTCGGCGACACGCCCGAAGACCTGTTCGCCACCGCCCCCGAAGATGCCTCACCAGCGCAGGCGCCCAGCCCCTTCTCCGTCCCCCGCGCGTTCATCGACCTCGCCCGCAGTGTCGTCATGGCCGACGAACCCGAACGTTTCGCCCTCCTCTACACCACGCTAAGCCGCCTCCGCACCGAGCCTAAGTTGATGGAGGATCAGGCCGACCCGCTGATCCGCAAGCTGGAGGTCATCGCCAAGAACGTCCGCCGCGACATCCACAAGATGCGCGCTTTCCTCCGCTTCCGCGAGGTGCAGGACGACGACGGCACCAGTCGCTACGTCGCGTGGTTCGAGCCCGAACACCATATCGTCCGCGCCAACGCTGCCTTCTTCGTCAACCGCTTCGCCAGCATGCGCTGGTCGATCCTGACGCCCGAAGTGTCGCTCCACTGGGACGGCAAGGCGCTGTCGGAAGGCCCCGGCGCCAGCAAGGCAGACGCCCCCGACGGCGATCCGACCGAAGAGGTGTGGAAGACCTATTACGCCAGCATCTTCAACCCCGCCCGCGTGAAGATCGGCGCGATGCTGAAGGAAATGCCGCGCAAATATTGGAAAAACATGCCCGAAACCGCGTTGGTCGGCCAGTTGATCGCAGGCGCGCAGGCACGGGAGAGCGGCATGATCGAAACCGCCAGAACAGCCATCGGCGGCAATGCACAGGCGGCGTGGGAGGCACTGCGCGACGAGGCGGCGACCTGCACCCGCTGCCACCTCTACAAGCACGCGACGCAAACGGTGTTCGGCGAAGGTCCGGTCGATGCGGCAATGATGTTCGTCGGCGAACAGCCCGGCGATCAGGAGGACCTCGCCGGCACGCCGTTCGTCGGCCCGGCGGGTCAGGTGTTCAACCGCGCCGTCGCCGCCGCCGACATCGACCGCTCGCGCGTCTACGTCACCAACGCGGTCAAGCATTTCAAATACGAACAGCGCGGCAAGCGCCGTATCCATGCCAAGCCCGACACCGGCGAAATCACTGCCTGCCGCTGGTGGATCGAACAGGAACGCATGCTCATCCGCCCGCAGGTGACGGTAGCACTGGGCGCCACCGCGGCCCGCTCACTACTGGACCGTACCGTCACGATCGGCAAGGAACGCGGTCGCCCCGTGCAACTGCCCGACGGCGGCGAGGCATGGATCACCGTCCACCCCAGCTACCTCCTCCGGCTCCCCGACGAAGCGCAGAAACAGGACGAATTCGCCCGCTTCGTCGAGGATTTGAAGATGGCCAAAGCCGCTTTGGGGTAGGGCCGACCCTCTGCCAGGATTCTCGGTGTGACGACGACGCTATCCGGTTCGCCGCAAACTCACATCTCCCGGGCATCCTCCCCCATCCGCTCGCCCCGCTCCAACGCATCGATCGCCGCCAGATCCCCGTCGTCGAGCGTCAGATCCAGCGCCGCGAAATTGTCGCTCATATGCTC contains:
- a CDS encoding putative DNA modification/repair radical SAM protein gives rise to the protein MAQLDTREKLAILADAAKYDASCASSGTEKRNSRDGKGLGSTEGMGICHAYAPDGRCISLLKILLTNSCIFDCHYCINRKSSNVRRARFTAQEVVNLTIAFYKRNYIEGLFLSSGIIKSSNYTMEQMVEVARSLREDHHFRGYIHLKTIPDADPELVHQAGLYADRVSINVELPTVSGLKRLAPEKDGARIEGAMKDVKTSIVDNGDARKKYKSAPRFAPAGQSTQMIVGADAATDGEIVTRASTLYDRFGLRRVYYSAFSPIPDASTVLPLQRPPLMREHRLYQSDWLMRFYDYKPHEVVAAADDATGMLPLDIDPKLAWALKFRESFPVDVNRAPREMLLRVPGLGVKAVDRIIATRRWRRLRLDDVARLTVSIVKMRPFLIAEDWRPVALTDRAELKTLIAPKKQQLELFAA
- a CDS encoding hemerythrin domain-containing protein — encoded protein: MALAQIYADLKRDHDKQRDMLKQLADMQGAGEERQRLFEAFRLEIQSHAAAEEESLYATMLRDPELRDDARHSVSEHKEVDDLLGEMADVEFGSDAWSEKFFHMRRRYEHHITEEEEEMFPAAAEELDDATEEELATIYEERKPEELELAKANPPGGDERD
- a CDS encoding UdgX family uracil-DNA binding protein (This protein belongs to the uracil DNA glycosylase superfamily, members of which act in excision repair of DNA. However, it belongs more specifically to UdgX branch, whose founding member was found to bind uracil in DNA (where it does not belong), without cleaving it, appears to promote DNA repair by a pathway involving RecA, rather than base excision.) — encoded protein: MRIAVLPAPDDFDAWRDTARALAAQQVPPDDVVWQVGDTPEDLFATAPEDASPAQAPSPFSVPRAFIDLARSVVMADEPERFALLYTTLSRLRTEPKLMEDQADPLIRKLEVIAKNVRRDIHKMRAFLRFREVQDDDGTSRYVAWFEPEHHIVRANAAFFVNRFASMRWSILTPEVSLHWDGKALSEGPGASKADAPDGDPTEEVWKTYYASIFNPARVKIGAMLKEMPRKYWKNMPETALVGQLIAGAQARESGMIETARTAIGGNAQAAWEALRDEAATCTRCHLYKHATQTVFGEGPVDAAMMFVGEQPGDQEDLAGTPFVGPAGQVFNRAVAAADIDRSRVYVTNAVKHFKYEQRGKRRIHAKPDTGEITACRWWIEQERMLIRPQVTVALGATAARSLLDRTVTIGKERGRPVQLPDGGEAWITVHPSYLLRLPDEAQKQDEFARFVEDLKMAKAALG